From Canis lupus baileyi chromosome 16, mCanLup2.hap1, whole genome shotgun sequence, a single genomic window includes:
- the SEZ6 gene encoding seizure protein 6 homolog isoform X1 — MRSVALLLLPSLLELLAHGLSSEAPTMGEGQAPGMEETDGELTVAPTPEQPERGVHFVTTAPTLKLLNHHPLLEEFLQEGLEGSEEGLRPALPFQPDPPTPLTPSPLPRLANQDSRPVFTSPTPAMVAAPTQPQSRERPWSLESEPRVLRSTAPLPPVPTLGPGERPSTTLPSRAWTPTQEGPGDMGRPWAPEVKSQIMGLGMEGTITTSTASGDDEETTTTIITTTITTVQPPGPCSWNFSGPEGSLDSPVAPSSPTDVGLDCFYYISVYPGYGVEIRVQNISLREGETVTVEGLGGPDPLPLANQSFLLRGQVIRSPTHQAALRFQSLPPPAGPGTFHFHYQAYLLNCHFPRRPAYGTVTVTSLHPGGSAHFYCATGYQLKGARLLTCLNATQPFWDSQEPVCIAACGGVTRNATTGRIVSPGFPGNYSNNLTCHWLLEAPEGQRLHLHFEKVSLAEDDDRLIIRNGDNVEAPPVYDSYEVEYLPIEGLLSSGRHFFVELSTDSSGAAAGMALRYEAFQQGHCYEPFVKYGNFSSSAPSYPVGSTVEFSCDPGYTLEQGSIIIECIDPHDPQWNETEPACRAVCSGEITDSAGVVLSPNWPEPYSRGQDCIWGVHVEEDKRIMLDIRVLRIGPGDVLTFYDGDDLTARVLGQYSGPRGHFKLFTSMADVTIQFQSDPGALVLGYQQGFVIHFFEVPRNDTCPELPEIPNGWKSPSQPELVHGTVVTYQCYPGYQVVGSSVLMCQWDLTWSEDLPSCQKVTSCHDPGDVEHSRRLISSPKFPVGATVQYICDQGFVLTGSAILTCHDRQASSPKWSDRAPKCLLEQLKPCHGLSAPENGAHSPEKRLHPAGATVHFSCAPGYVLKGQASIKCVPGHPSHWSDPPPICRAASLDGFYSGRSLDVAKAPAASSTLDVAHVAAAIFLPLVVMALLVGGVYLYFSRLQGKSPLRLPRTRPRPYDRITVESAFDNPTYEIGSLYFAGDERI; from the exons GACTCTCCTCAGAGGCCCCAACCATGGGGGAAGGGCAGGCCCCAGGAATGGAAGAGACGGATGGGGAGCTGACAGTGGCCCCCACACCTGAGCAGCCAGAACGAGGTGTCCACTTCGTCACAACAGCCCCTACCCTGAAGCTGCTCAACCACCACCCACTGCTCGAGGAATTCCTACAAGAAGGGCTAGAGGGCAGCGAGGAGGGGCTGAGGCCAGCACTGCCCTTTCAGCCTGACCCACCTACACCACTCACCCCAAGTCCCCTTCCCCGCCTGGCCAACCAGGACAGCCGCCCTGTCTTCACCAGCCCCACACCAGCCATGGTAGCAGCACCCACTCAGCCCCAGTCCAGAGAAAGACCCTGGAGCCTAGAGTCAGAGCCCCGTGTGCTTCGTAGCACAGCTCCCTTACCTCCAGTGCCTACCCTGGGCCCAGGGGAAAGGCCCAGTACCACACTCCCTAGCAGAGCATGGACTCCAACCCAAGAGGGACCTGGAGATATGGGCAGGCCATGGGCTCCAGAGGTCAAGTCTCAGATCATGGGGCTTGGGATGGAGGGAACCATCACCACCTCTACAGCTTCGGGGGATGACGAGgagaccaccaccaccatcatcaccaccaccatcaccacggTCCAGCCACCAG gcccTTGTAGCTGGAATTTCTCTGGCCCAGAGGGCTCTCTGGACTCCCCCGTGGCCCCCAGCTCACCTACTGATGTCGGCCTGGACTGTTTCTACTACATTTCCGTCTACCCTGGCTACGGTGTAGAAATCAGG GTCCAGAACATCAGCCTCCGAGAGGGGGAGACAGTGACTGtggagggcctgggggggccTGACCCGCTGCCCCTGGCCAACCAGTCTTTCTTACTGAGGGGCCAAGTCATCCGTAGCCCCACCCACCAAGCAGCACTGAGGTTCCAGAGCCTCCCACCACCTGCTGGGCCTGGCACATTCCATTTCCACTACCAAG CTTATCTCCTGAACTGCCATTTTCCCCGGCGTCCTGCTTATGGAACTGTGACTGTCACCAGCCTCCACCCAGGAGGCAGCGCCCACTTCTACTGTGCCACTGGCTACCAGCTGAAGGGTGCCAGGCTTCTTACCTGTCTCAATGCCACCCAGCCCTTCTGGGATTCCCAGGAGCCTGTCTGCATTG CTGCCTGCGGTGGAGTGACCCGCAATGCCACCACTGGCCGCATTGTCTCCCCGGGTTTCCCGGGCAACTACAGCAACAATCTCACCTGCCACTGGCTGCTTGAGGCCCCAGAAGGCCAGAGGCTGCACTTACATTTTGAGAAGGTTTCCCTGGCAGAGGATGATGACAG GCTCATCATCCGTAACGGGGACAATGTGGAGGCTCCTCCAGTGTATGATTCCTATGAGGTGGAGTACTTGCCCATTGAGGGACTGCTCAGCTCTGGCCGACACTTCTTCGTGGAACTCAGTACTGACAGCAGTGGGGCAGCCGCAGGCATGGCCCTTCGCTATGAGG CCTTCCAGCAGGGCCACTGCTATGAGCCCTTTGTCAAATATGGCAACTTCAGCAGCAGTGCCCCCTCCTATCCCGTGGGCTCCACCGTGGAGTTCAGCTGTGACCCTGGCTACACCCTGGAGCAGGGTTCCATCATCATCGAGTGCATTGATCCCCACGACCCCCAGTGGAATGAGACAGAGCCAGCCTGCCGAG CTGTGTGCAGTGGGGAGATTACAGACTCAGCTGGAGTGGTGCTCTCCCCCAACTGGCCGGAGCCTTATAGCCGGGGGCAGGACTGCATCTGGGGTGTGCACGTAGAAGAGGACAAGCGCATCATGCTGGACATACGAGT GCTGCGCATAGGCCCTGGTGATGTGCTTACCTTCTATGATGGGGACGACCTGACAGCCCGGGTCTTGGGCCAGTACTCAGGACCCCGTGGCCACTTCAAGCTCTTTACCTCCATGGCTGACGTCACCATACAGTTCCAGTCAGACCCCGGGGCCTTGGTGCTGGGCTACCAGCAGGGCTTTGTCATCCACTTCTTTG AGGTGCCCCGCAATGACACATGTCCGGAGCTGCCTGAGATCCCCAATGGCTGGAAGAGCCCATCTCAGCCTGAGCTGGTACATGGCACTGTCGTCACTTACCAGTGCTACCCTGGCTACCAGGTGGTAGGGTCCAGTGTCCTCATGTGCCAGTGGGACCTAACCTGGAGCGAGGACCTGCCCTCCTGCCAGAAAG TGACTTCTTGCCATGACCCTGGGGACGTGGAGCACAGCCGACGTCTCATATCTAGCCCCAAATTTCCTGTGGGGGCCACCGTGCAGTATATCTGCGACCAGGGTTTTGTACTGACTGGTAGTGCCATCCTCACCTGCCATGACCGTCAAGCAAGCAGCCCCAAGTGGAGCGACCGGGCCCCCAAATGTCTCC TAGAACAGCTCAAGCCATGCCACGGCCTCAGCGCCCCTGAGAATGGTGCCCACAGTCCTGAGAAGCGGCTACACCCAGCTGGGGCGACTGTCCACTTCTCATGCGCCCCTGGCTACGTGCTGAAGGGCCAGGCCAGCATCAAATGTGTGCCCGGGCACCCTTCACATTGGAGTGACCCCCCACCCATCTGTAGGGCTG CCTCTCTGGATGGGTTCTACAGCGGCCGCAGCCTGGATG TTGCCAAGGCACCTGCTGCTTCCAGCACCCTGGATGTTGCCCACGTTGCAGCCGCCATTTTCTTGCCACTGGTGGTGATGGCGCTCTTGGTAGGAGGTGTGTACCTCTACTTCTCTAG GCTCCAGGGGAAAAGCCCCCTGCGGCTGCCCCGGACACGACCCCGTCCCTATGACCGCATTACTGTGGAGTCAGCATTTGACAATCCAACTTATGAGATTGGA TCTCTTTACTTTGCAGGAGACGAAAGAATATGA
- the SEZ6 gene encoding seizure protein 6 homolog isoform X5 has translation MRSVALLLLPSLLELLAHGLSSEAPTMGEGQAPGMEETDGELTVAPTPEQPERGVHFVTTAPTLKLLNHHPLLEEFLQEGLEGSEEGLRPALPFQPDPPTPLTPSPLPRLANQDSRPVFTSPTPAMVAAPTQPQSRERPWSLESEPRVLRSTAPLPPVPTLGPGERPSTTLPSRAWTPTQEGPGDMGRPWAPEVKSQIMGLGMEGTITTSTASGDDEETTTTIITTTITTVQPPGPCSWNFSGPEGSLDSPVAPSSPTDVGLDCFYYISVYPGYGVEIRVQNISLREGETVTVEGLGGPDPLPLANQSFLLRGQVIRSPTHQAALRFQSLPPPAGPGTFHFHYQAYLLNCHFPRRPAYGTVTVTSLHPGGSAHFYCATGYQLKGARLLTCLNATQPFWDSQEPVCIAACGGVTRNATTGRIVSPGFPGNYSNNLTCHWLLEAPEGQRLHLHFEKVSLAEDDDRLIIRNGDNVEAPPVYDSYEVEYLPIEGLLSSGRHFFVELSTDSSGAAAGMALRYEAFQQGHCYEPFVKYGNFSSSAPSYPVGSTVEFSCDPGYTLEQGSIIIECIDPHDPQWNETEPACRAVCSGEITDSAGVVLSPNWPEPYSRGQDCIWGVHVEEDKRIMLDIRVLRIGPGDVLTFYDGDDLTARVLGQYSGPRGHFKLFTSMADVTIQFQSDPGALVLGYQQGFVIHFFEVPRNDTCPELPEIPNGWKSPSQPELVHGTVVTYQCYPGYQVVGSSVLMCQWDLTWSEDLPSCQKVTSCHDPGDVEHSRRLISSPKFPVGATVQYICDQGFVLTGSAILTCHDRQASSPKWSDRAPKCLLEQLKPCHGLSAPENGAHSPEKRLHPAGATVHFSCAPGYVLKGQASIKCVPGHPSHWSDPPPICRAVAKAPAASSTLDVAHVAAAIFLPLVVMALLVGGVYLYFSRLQGKSPLRLPRTRPRPYDRITVESAFDNPTYEIGETKEYEVSI, from the exons GACTCTCCTCAGAGGCCCCAACCATGGGGGAAGGGCAGGCCCCAGGAATGGAAGAGACGGATGGGGAGCTGACAGTGGCCCCCACACCTGAGCAGCCAGAACGAGGTGTCCACTTCGTCACAACAGCCCCTACCCTGAAGCTGCTCAACCACCACCCACTGCTCGAGGAATTCCTACAAGAAGGGCTAGAGGGCAGCGAGGAGGGGCTGAGGCCAGCACTGCCCTTTCAGCCTGACCCACCTACACCACTCACCCCAAGTCCCCTTCCCCGCCTGGCCAACCAGGACAGCCGCCCTGTCTTCACCAGCCCCACACCAGCCATGGTAGCAGCACCCACTCAGCCCCAGTCCAGAGAAAGACCCTGGAGCCTAGAGTCAGAGCCCCGTGTGCTTCGTAGCACAGCTCCCTTACCTCCAGTGCCTACCCTGGGCCCAGGGGAAAGGCCCAGTACCACACTCCCTAGCAGAGCATGGACTCCAACCCAAGAGGGACCTGGAGATATGGGCAGGCCATGGGCTCCAGAGGTCAAGTCTCAGATCATGGGGCTTGGGATGGAGGGAACCATCACCACCTCTACAGCTTCGGGGGATGACGAGgagaccaccaccaccatcatcaccaccaccatcaccacggTCCAGCCACCAG gcccTTGTAGCTGGAATTTCTCTGGCCCAGAGGGCTCTCTGGACTCCCCCGTGGCCCCCAGCTCACCTACTGATGTCGGCCTGGACTGTTTCTACTACATTTCCGTCTACCCTGGCTACGGTGTAGAAATCAGG GTCCAGAACATCAGCCTCCGAGAGGGGGAGACAGTGACTGtggagggcctgggggggccTGACCCGCTGCCCCTGGCCAACCAGTCTTTCTTACTGAGGGGCCAAGTCATCCGTAGCCCCACCCACCAAGCAGCACTGAGGTTCCAGAGCCTCCCACCACCTGCTGGGCCTGGCACATTCCATTTCCACTACCAAG CTTATCTCCTGAACTGCCATTTTCCCCGGCGTCCTGCTTATGGAACTGTGACTGTCACCAGCCTCCACCCAGGAGGCAGCGCCCACTTCTACTGTGCCACTGGCTACCAGCTGAAGGGTGCCAGGCTTCTTACCTGTCTCAATGCCACCCAGCCCTTCTGGGATTCCCAGGAGCCTGTCTGCATTG CTGCCTGCGGTGGAGTGACCCGCAATGCCACCACTGGCCGCATTGTCTCCCCGGGTTTCCCGGGCAACTACAGCAACAATCTCACCTGCCACTGGCTGCTTGAGGCCCCAGAAGGCCAGAGGCTGCACTTACATTTTGAGAAGGTTTCCCTGGCAGAGGATGATGACAG GCTCATCATCCGTAACGGGGACAATGTGGAGGCTCCTCCAGTGTATGATTCCTATGAGGTGGAGTACTTGCCCATTGAGGGACTGCTCAGCTCTGGCCGACACTTCTTCGTGGAACTCAGTACTGACAGCAGTGGGGCAGCCGCAGGCATGGCCCTTCGCTATGAGG CCTTCCAGCAGGGCCACTGCTATGAGCCCTTTGTCAAATATGGCAACTTCAGCAGCAGTGCCCCCTCCTATCCCGTGGGCTCCACCGTGGAGTTCAGCTGTGACCCTGGCTACACCCTGGAGCAGGGTTCCATCATCATCGAGTGCATTGATCCCCACGACCCCCAGTGGAATGAGACAGAGCCAGCCTGCCGAG CTGTGTGCAGTGGGGAGATTACAGACTCAGCTGGAGTGGTGCTCTCCCCCAACTGGCCGGAGCCTTATAGCCGGGGGCAGGACTGCATCTGGGGTGTGCACGTAGAAGAGGACAAGCGCATCATGCTGGACATACGAGT GCTGCGCATAGGCCCTGGTGATGTGCTTACCTTCTATGATGGGGACGACCTGACAGCCCGGGTCTTGGGCCAGTACTCAGGACCCCGTGGCCACTTCAAGCTCTTTACCTCCATGGCTGACGTCACCATACAGTTCCAGTCAGACCCCGGGGCCTTGGTGCTGGGCTACCAGCAGGGCTTTGTCATCCACTTCTTTG AGGTGCCCCGCAATGACACATGTCCGGAGCTGCCTGAGATCCCCAATGGCTGGAAGAGCCCATCTCAGCCTGAGCTGGTACATGGCACTGTCGTCACTTACCAGTGCTACCCTGGCTACCAGGTGGTAGGGTCCAGTGTCCTCATGTGCCAGTGGGACCTAACCTGGAGCGAGGACCTGCCCTCCTGCCAGAAAG TGACTTCTTGCCATGACCCTGGGGACGTGGAGCACAGCCGACGTCTCATATCTAGCCCCAAATTTCCTGTGGGGGCCACCGTGCAGTATATCTGCGACCAGGGTTTTGTACTGACTGGTAGTGCCATCCTCACCTGCCATGACCGTCAAGCAAGCAGCCCCAAGTGGAGCGACCGGGCCCCCAAATGTCTCC TAGAACAGCTCAAGCCATGCCACGGCCTCAGCGCCCCTGAGAATGGTGCCCACAGTCCTGAGAAGCGGCTACACCCAGCTGGGGCGACTGTCCACTTCTCATGCGCCCCTGGCTACGTGCTGAAGGGCCAGGCCAGCATCAAATGTGTGCCCGGGCACCCTTCACATTGGAGTGACCCCCCACCCATCTGTAGGGCTG TTGCCAAGGCACCTGCTGCTTCCAGCACCCTGGATGTTGCCCACGTTGCAGCCGCCATTTTCTTGCCACTGGTGGTGATGGCGCTCTTGGTAGGAGGTGTGTACCTCTACTTCTCTAG GCTCCAGGGGAAAAGCCCCCTGCGGCTGCCCCGGACACGACCCCGTCCCTATGACCGCATTACTGTGGAGTCAGCATTTGACAATCCAACTTATGAGATTGGA GAGACGAAAGAATATGAAGTCTCCATCTAG
- the SEZ6 gene encoding seizure protein 6 homolog isoform X4, translating to MRSVALLLLPSLLELLAHGLSSEAPTMGEGQAPGMEETDGELTVAPTPEQPERGVHFVTTAPTLKLLNHHPLLEEFLQEGLEGSEEGLRPALPFQPDPPTPLTPSPLPRLANQDSRPVFTSPTPAMVAAPTQPQSRERPWSLESEPRVLRSTAPLPPVPTLGPGERPSTTLPSRAWTPTQEGPGDMGRPWAPEVKSQIMGLGMEGTITTSTASGDDEETTTTIITTTITTVQPPGPCSWNFSGPEGSLDSPVAPSSPTDVGLDCFYYISVYPGYGVEIRVQNISLREGETVTVEGLGGPDPLPLANQSFLLRGQVIRSPTHQAALRFQSLPPPAGPGTFHFHYQAYLLNCHFPRRPAYGTVTVTSLHPGGSAHFYCATGYQLKGARLLTCLNATQPFWDSQEPVCIAACGGVTRNATTGRIVSPGFPGNYSNNLTCHWLLEAPEGQRLHLHFEKVSLAEDDDRLIIRNGDNVEAPPVYDSYEVEYLPIEGLLSSGRHFFVELSTDSSGAAAGMALRYEAFQQGHCYEPFVKYGNFSSSAPSYPVGSTVEFSCDPGYTLEQGSIIIECIDPHDPQWNETEPACRAVCSGEITDSAGVVLSPNWPEPYSRGQDCIWGVHVEEDKRIMLDIRVLRIGPGDVLTFYDGDDLTARVLGQYSGPRGHFKLFTSMADVTIQFQSDPGALVLGYQQGFVIHFFEVPRNDTCPELPEIPNGWKSPSQPELVHGTVVTYQCYPGYQVVGSSVLMCQWDLTWSEDLPSCQKVTSCHDPGDVEHSRRLISSPKFPVGATVQYICDQGFVLTGSAILTCHDRQASSPKWSDRAPKCLLEQLKPCHGLSAPENGAHSPEKRLHPAGATVHFSCAPGYVLKGQASIKCVPGHPSHWSDPPPICRAVAKAPAASSTLDVAHVAAAIFLPLVVMALLVGGVYLYFSRLQGKSPLRLPRTRPRPYDRITVESAFDNPTYEIGSLYFAGDERI from the exons GACTCTCCTCAGAGGCCCCAACCATGGGGGAAGGGCAGGCCCCAGGAATGGAAGAGACGGATGGGGAGCTGACAGTGGCCCCCACACCTGAGCAGCCAGAACGAGGTGTCCACTTCGTCACAACAGCCCCTACCCTGAAGCTGCTCAACCACCACCCACTGCTCGAGGAATTCCTACAAGAAGGGCTAGAGGGCAGCGAGGAGGGGCTGAGGCCAGCACTGCCCTTTCAGCCTGACCCACCTACACCACTCACCCCAAGTCCCCTTCCCCGCCTGGCCAACCAGGACAGCCGCCCTGTCTTCACCAGCCCCACACCAGCCATGGTAGCAGCACCCACTCAGCCCCAGTCCAGAGAAAGACCCTGGAGCCTAGAGTCAGAGCCCCGTGTGCTTCGTAGCACAGCTCCCTTACCTCCAGTGCCTACCCTGGGCCCAGGGGAAAGGCCCAGTACCACACTCCCTAGCAGAGCATGGACTCCAACCCAAGAGGGACCTGGAGATATGGGCAGGCCATGGGCTCCAGAGGTCAAGTCTCAGATCATGGGGCTTGGGATGGAGGGAACCATCACCACCTCTACAGCTTCGGGGGATGACGAGgagaccaccaccaccatcatcaccaccaccatcaccacggTCCAGCCACCAG gcccTTGTAGCTGGAATTTCTCTGGCCCAGAGGGCTCTCTGGACTCCCCCGTGGCCCCCAGCTCACCTACTGATGTCGGCCTGGACTGTTTCTACTACATTTCCGTCTACCCTGGCTACGGTGTAGAAATCAGG GTCCAGAACATCAGCCTCCGAGAGGGGGAGACAGTGACTGtggagggcctgggggggccTGACCCGCTGCCCCTGGCCAACCAGTCTTTCTTACTGAGGGGCCAAGTCATCCGTAGCCCCACCCACCAAGCAGCACTGAGGTTCCAGAGCCTCCCACCACCTGCTGGGCCTGGCACATTCCATTTCCACTACCAAG CTTATCTCCTGAACTGCCATTTTCCCCGGCGTCCTGCTTATGGAACTGTGACTGTCACCAGCCTCCACCCAGGAGGCAGCGCCCACTTCTACTGTGCCACTGGCTACCAGCTGAAGGGTGCCAGGCTTCTTACCTGTCTCAATGCCACCCAGCCCTTCTGGGATTCCCAGGAGCCTGTCTGCATTG CTGCCTGCGGTGGAGTGACCCGCAATGCCACCACTGGCCGCATTGTCTCCCCGGGTTTCCCGGGCAACTACAGCAACAATCTCACCTGCCACTGGCTGCTTGAGGCCCCAGAAGGCCAGAGGCTGCACTTACATTTTGAGAAGGTTTCCCTGGCAGAGGATGATGACAG GCTCATCATCCGTAACGGGGACAATGTGGAGGCTCCTCCAGTGTATGATTCCTATGAGGTGGAGTACTTGCCCATTGAGGGACTGCTCAGCTCTGGCCGACACTTCTTCGTGGAACTCAGTACTGACAGCAGTGGGGCAGCCGCAGGCATGGCCCTTCGCTATGAGG CCTTCCAGCAGGGCCACTGCTATGAGCCCTTTGTCAAATATGGCAACTTCAGCAGCAGTGCCCCCTCCTATCCCGTGGGCTCCACCGTGGAGTTCAGCTGTGACCCTGGCTACACCCTGGAGCAGGGTTCCATCATCATCGAGTGCATTGATCCCCACGACCCCCAGTGGAATGAGACAGAGCCAGCCTGCCGAG CTGTGTGCAGTGGGGAGATTACAGACTCAGCTGGAGTGGTGCTCTCCCCCAACTGGCCGGAGCCTTATAGCCGGGGGCAGGACTGCATCTGGGGTGTGCACGTAGAAGAGGACAAGCGCATCATGCTGGACATACGAGT GCTGCGCATAGGCCCTGGTGATGTGCTTACCTTCTATGATGGGGACGACCTGACAGCCCGGGTCTTGGGCCAGTACTCAGGACCCCGTGGCCACTTCAAGCTCTTTACCTCCATGGCTGACGTCACCATACAGTTCCAGTCAGACCCCGGGGCCTTGGTGCTGGGCTACCAGCAGGGCTTTGTCATCCACTTCTTTG AGGTGCCCCGCAATGACACATGTCCGGAGCTGCCTGAGATCCCCAATGGCTGGAAGAGCCCATCTCAGCCTGAGCTGGTACATGGCACTGTCGTCACTTACCAGTGCTACCCTGGCTACCAGGTGGTAGGGTCCAGTGTCCTCATGTGCCAGTGGGACCTAACCTGGAGCGAGGACCTGCCCTCCTGCCAGAAAG TGACTTCTTGCCATGACCCTGGGGACGTGGAGCACAGCCGACGTCTCATATCTAGCCCCAAATTTCCTGTGGGGGCCACCGTGCAGTATATCTGCGACCAGGGTTTTGTACTGACTGGTAGTGCCATCCTCACCTGCCATGACCGTCAAGCAAGCAGCCCCAAGTGGAGCGACCGGGCCCCCAAATGTCTCC TAGAACAGCTCAAGCCATGCCACGGCCTCAGCGCCCCTGAGAATGGTGCCCACAGTCCTGAGAAGCGGCTACACCCAGCTGGGGCGACTGTCCACTTCTCATGCGCCCCTGGCTACGTGCTGAAGGGCCAGGCCAGCATCAAATGTGTGCCCGGGCACCCTTCACATTGGAGTGACCCCCCACCCATCTGTAGGGCTG TTGCCAAGGCACCTGCTGCTTCCAGCACCCTGGATGTTGCCCACGTTGCAGCCGCCATTTTCTTGCCACTGGTGGTGATGGCGCTCTTGGTAGGAGGTGTGTACCTCTACTTCTCTAG GCTCCAGGGGAAAAGCCCCCTGCGGCTGCCCCGGACACGACCCCGTCCCTATGACCGCATTACTGTGGAGTCAGCATTTGACAATCCAACTTATGAGATTGGA TCTCTTTACTTTGCAGGAGACGAAAGAATATGA